From the Paenibacillus sp. MMS20-IR301 genome, the window TTGATATTGATAAAATTATGAATCTGCTGGTCATCTACCCGGATGCCTACCTTGTAACAGATACGAAGGAGCTGGAGCCGGAGAAGGTCACGAAGCAGTTTCAGCTGATCGTGGAAGCGGCAGAGAAAAGAGATCCCGCCCTGCTGCAGCGGATCGTTCCGCAAGTGTACAGTCGCGATATGCGGGATGTGGTGAACCAGGTGTATGCTTTTCCGGAAATGATCTTTACGCTGTATCAGACGCAGGACAGTGATGAGACCGTCATTGAGTTTGTGAAGCAAACCGGTGTGGACATTACCATGCCGACTACAAGAGCCACTAAGAGCTTTGTGCGCAAGCTGACCAATGCCGGCGCCCGCGTCTATGTGCATACGGTGAATGATGAAGAAGAGATCAGGGAGCTGTCGCGGATGGGCGTGAACGGATTTTATACGGATTTCGTCTCAGAAAATGACTTGAACCTGATCAAGGGCGTACGTTGACAGGTGCAAAGCTCCTAAAGCAAAAAGGCGAAAAAATGTTCGCATTTTTGCCCTGTTTAAATTGACACTCCCTTTGTGCTGACATAGACTAGAGATACGGCTTTTGCTTGTGCAGGAGTGTATTTGTTGTTTGGAATTACAGGGAATTGAAGGATGTATTCAGATGAATAATGAGGATGGAAGATCATGAATGGAATGCGGCAATTCATCAAGCCGTGGCGGCATGTGTTCAAGCTGGACCCTGACCGGGAGCTTGGCGACAGAGAACTGGAAGCGGTCTGTCAATCGGGAACGGATGCAATTCTGGTAGGCGGCTCTACCGGAGTGACTTACAGCAATACCGTGAGTCTTCTTGCAAGAATACGGAAGTATAATCTGCCATGTGCGCTTGAAGTCTCGGATCTGGAAGCGGCTGTGCCGGGTTTTGATCTGTACATGATTCCTATGGTGCTTAATACTCCGGATACGTCATGGATTCTGGGACAGCACCGCCGGGCGATTGAACGCTTCGGCAGCCTGATTCCCTGGGACCTGCTGCTGGCGGAAGGTTATATCGTGCTGAATGAGGATTCTTCGGTGGCGCGGCTTACCGGGGCAGACTGCTCGCTGAGCGCTGAAGGGGCGGCTGCGTATGCGCAGATTGCCGACAAGCTGATGAATTTGCCGGTAGTCTACCTGGAGTACAGCGGAAGCTTCGGAGATATGGAAACGGTG encodes:
- a CDS encoding phosphatidylinositol-specific phospholipase C/glycerophosphodiester phosphodiesterase family protein, translated to MDRKKLIASIIMIGAVALLLVLTLGGKKEQPATGFAAYRVVAHAMGGIHDSTYTNSLDAFIANYEQGTRVFEADLLLTSDNKLVARHEWTANMSKLLGQQTVLPADKQGTVLSYEEVMDSPILEIYSPLDIDKIMNLLVIYPDAYLVTDTKELEPEKVTKQFQLIVEAAEKRDPALLQRIVPQVYSRDMRDVVNQVYAFPEMIFTLYQTQDSDETVIEFVKQTGVDITMPTTRATKSFVRKLTNAGARVYVHTVNDEEEIRELSRMGVNGFYTDFVSENDLNLIKGVR
- a CDS encoding heptaprenylglyceryl phosphate synthase, with translation MRQFIKPWRHVFKLDPDRELGDRELEAVCQSGTDAILVGGSTGVTYSNTVSLLARIRKYNLPCALEVSDLEAAVPGFDLYMIPMVLNTPDTSWILGQHRRAIERFGSLIPWDLLLAEGYIVLNEDSSVARLTGADCSLSAEGAAAYAQIADKLMNLPVVYLEYSGSFGDMETVREVREMVGHSQLFYGGGVTGASEAVQAAALCDTVVVGNIIYRDLEQALLTVQAVKSTPQLEREQWL